DNA sequence from the Nodosilinea sp. FACHB-141 genome:
AGCGCAGCTACGTGCTGTGGTTCCGCCCGGAGGTGATTCAGACGGTGAACTGGGGCGGCAACCCCAACGAGGCCTATACCCTGGTGGGCGAGGGCGAGGAGCAATGGCTGTGCCCGCGCCAGTCGTTTGAGCTGTGGAAGGAGACGGTGAGCCTGCGATCGCTGCCCTGGCAGCCGGTAGAAATTAAAGCGGCCCTGGAGCTGCGCAAGGCGATCGTCAACATCGTGCTGCGCCAGGCGGAGGAACTGGCCCTGCTGGCCAACGACCTGGAGCGATCGAACGCCGAACTGAAGAAGTTTGCCTACATAGCCTCCCATGACCTGCAAGAGCCGCTCAACCAGGTAGCTAACTTTGTGCAGCTCTTAGAGATGCGCTATGATGCCAAGCTCGACGAAGACGGCAAAGAGTTTATTGGCTTTGCGGTAGAAGGGGTGAGCCTGATGCAAACCCTGATCGACGACGTGCTGGCCTACAGTAAGGTAGATCTCCAGGGCATCGAGTGGCAGCTGACGGAGGTGCAGCAGGCCCTCGACCAGGCCCTCGGCAACCTGCGCGGGCGAGTGGCCGAAACCGGCGCGATCATTACCGTCGACCCGCTGCCCACCATCGTCGCCGACAGCACCCAGCTGATGCAGCTGTTCCAAAACCTAATTGGCAACGCGATCAAGTTTCGCCAGCCTGGTGAAACGCCCCGGATTCACGTTGGGGTGCAGCGCCAGGAGGAGCACTGGCTGTTCTCGGTGGCAGACAACGGCATTGGCTTTGACCCCCAGTTTGCCGAGCGCATCTTTGTCATCTTCCAGCGGCTGCACACCCGCGACGAGTACGCTGGCTCGGGCATGGGGCTGGCCATTTGCAAGAAGATTGTCGAGTGCCACCGAGGCCGCATCTGGGTTGAGGCCGTCCCTGACCAGGGGGCAACCTTCTATTTCACCATCCCCGTTGAAGGACGCGATCGCAACCATGGCAACGGACGCAAGGCCAAAAACTATCTTTTTAGTCGAGGATAATCGCGGCGACATTCGCCTGATTCAGGAGGCCCTCAAGAGCACCGCCGCCCCGTGCGAGATTGTGATCGCCCGGGACGGCATGGAGGCGATGGCTTACCTGCACCGTCAGGGGGAGTTTGCTGAGGCCACTACCCCTGACCTGATTTTGCTCGATCTCAACTTGCCCAAGAAAGACGGGCGGGAGGTGCTGGCCGACATCAAGGCCAGCGACGCCCTCAAGCACATTCCGATTATTGTGTTGACCACCTCGCGGAACGAGGAGGACATTTGCAAGAGCTACGACTTGCACGTCAACTGCTACATCTCAAAATCGCGCAACTTGACCCAGTTGTTCAAAATTGTGCAAGGAATTGAGGCATTTTGGCTAGAAACAGCGACGCTACCCTCGAGTACCCCCTAAACCCGGCGGCGGTGCGAGTTCTGCTAATTGAGGATGATCTGGCCGAGGCCCGGTTTTTGCAGGAGGTGCTGAAAGGGTCACCCCGCAGTCGTTTTCAGCTCAGCCACGCCAAGTGTCTGGGGGAAGCGATCGCCTGGCTAAGGCAAGACGGCTTTGATGTGGCCCTGCTCGATCTCACCCTGCCCGACAGTAGCGGCCTCGACTCATTGGATGTGCTGCTACAAGAAGCCCCAAGCCTGCCGGTGGTAGTGCTGACCAACACCAACGATGACGCTCTGGCGGTGGCCGCCGTGCGCCACGGTGCCCAAGACTATTTGATGAAGCGATCGCTCCAGCAGGAGGTGCTGGTGCGATCGCTGTTCTATGCGATCGAGCGGCAGCGGGCTGAAGACGCCCTGCGCAATGCCAACGAGATTTTGGAAGACCGCGTGCAGGCCCGCACCGCCGAGCTAGAGGCGGCCAACCGAAACCTGCGCCAGGAGATTGAGCAGCGCCAGCGCATTCAAGAACGCCTCACCCTGGCTCAAAACGCCGCCAGCATTGGCACCTTCGAGTGGTGCGTCGACGCACCCGATCGCGACCCCTCAAACCCGGTCGCAGATGTACCCTGGCCCATAGCCGATATGATGGCCAGCTTTAGCGACAGCTGGCCCTGGCCCATTCACCCCGATGACACCGAGCGGGTCACTCAGGAGCTAAGGCGGGCGCTGCAGCAGGGGCAGGGGCTCAAAACCGAGTTTCGCATTTTGGTCGGCGATCGAGTGCACTGGCTGACGATCAACAGCAGCCTGATTTGCGATGTGGAGACCCACAGCGAACGCCTGCTAGGCATTCATATGGACATCACCGACAAAAAACAGCTAGAGGCTCAGTTCCTGCGATCGCAGCGGCTCGAAAGTCTGGGTACTCTGGCCGGTGGCATTGCCCACGACCTTAACAACATTCTGACGCCGATTTTGCTGGTGGTGCAGCTCTTGCCGCTGAAGCTCAAGAACATGGATTCCTGGATTCTGGGGAAGCTTGATATTTTAGAGGCCAGCGCCCAGCGGGGGCCGACTTGGTCAAGCAAATTCTCGCTTTCACACGAGGGGTTGAGGGCAAGCGCTTTGCCCTCCAGGTTCACCATTTGCTGGCTGACATCCGCAAGCTAGTTCAGCAGACCCTGCCCAGATCCATCGATGTCTATGCCGACGTGCCAGATAGTCTGTGGCCGGTTTGGGGTGACGCTACCCAGCTGCACCAGGTGTTTATGAACCTCTGTGTCAACGCCCGCGACGCCATGCCAGCCGGCGGCACCCTGCATATCACTGCCAAGAACCTGACCCTAGACCATGACTCAGCCCAGCGGCATTTTCAGGCCCAGCCTGGCCCTTACGTTATAGTTACCGTTGCCGATACCGGCACTGGCATGGGACCAGCGGTGCTCAATCAAATTTTTGACCCCTTTTTCACCACCAAAGCCCTAGGCCAGGGTACGGGGCTGGGGCTATCGGCGGTGCTGGGCATTGTCGAAAGTCACGGTGGCTTTATCGACGTGCAAAGCCAGGTGGGCCAGGGTAGCCAGTTTCAGGTCTATCTGCCGGCCACCTTTGAGCCCAATCCTGCCGCTGTTACCCTCCCCAACCTGCTTGATGGTAGCCAGTCAACGGTGCTGGTAGTAGACGACGAACCCGCGGTCTGTGCCGCGGTGCGCACGGTGTTAGAACTGCACAACTATCGGGTGATGGTGGCCCACGGCGGGCAGGACGCAATCGCCCTGCTGAGCGAGCACGTGGATACCATCCACACCGTACTGATGGATCTAATGATGCCGACGATGGATGGTTTCGCAACGATTCCGCTGCTGAAGCATATCAATCCAGACCTGCGGGTGGTTGCCATGAGCGGCCTCAACTCCGTCGATGCCGTCGCCAAAGCCGAACAGCAGGGGTTCCAGGGCTTCTTACCAAAGCCCTTCACCCGCCAGGATTTGCTCCAGCGCATGCAGCCTGTAGATTGACCAGCGGCTAAAAGGAGCCCGCTAGAGCTTCAACGCAGCGATCGCAGATCGTCGGGTCATCGCTGCTCTCGCCCACGTGGATGGAGTAGTTCCAGCAGCGATCGCACTTCTCACCCTCGGCATCCACTACACCAATGCCCAGGGAATCAGACTCGCTACTGCACTTAACGCTCGCTAGGGCTTCAGGAGTATCCAGCACCTCCACCTGGGAAACCAGGAACAGGTAGCGCAGTTCGTCCACGTGGTTGGAGGCGGGGGCAACTGCATCCGTAGGATTCATCGCTGCCAGCTTCGCCCGCAGTTCTGGATCGGCTACATATAGCAGCGCTTTAGCTTCCAAGGATGAGCCAATATCCTTGGCTGTACGGGCCTGCTCTAGCACTCGGTTCACGTCCTGGCGCACGGTGCGAATCTGGCTCCACAGACTGGCCAGATCCGGCTGCTGCCATTGGTCGTCCATTTGCACCCAACCCGCTTGAAACACCGATTTGTGGACGGTGGGGTAGGGCAAGTTTTGCCAAATGTCTTCGGCCATGTGGGAGAGCACCGGGGCAATGGAGCGGGCCAGGTTTTCGATCGCGATCGCCAGCACCGTCTGACAGCTGCGCCGCCGGAAGGAATCTGCCGCACTGATGTACAGCCGATCCTTGGCAGCATCCAGGTAAAAGTTCGACAGATCGACCGCGCAGAAATTCTGCACGGTTTGGAAGAACCGGAAGAACTGGTAGGTCTCGAAAGCGTCGGTGATGTCGGTAAACACCTCGGTCATGCGGTGCAGCATGTAGCGATCGAGCTCGGGCAGCTGGTCGTAGGGCACGGCGTCCTTCGCTGGGTCAAAGTCGTGCAGGTTGCCCAGCAAAAACCGGGCTGTGTTGCGAATCTTGCGGTACACATCCGACATCTGCTTGAGGATGTTGCCTCCCAGGGGCACGTCAGAGGAATAGTCGACCGACGACACCCACAGGCGCAGCACGTCGGCCCCATAGGGCGGGTCCTGTTTCTGGTTTTTGCCGCCGTTGATCACAATTGCCGGATCCACCACGTTGCCGATGGATTTGCTCATCTTGCGGCCCTGCTCGTCGAGGGCAAAGCCGTGGGTGAGCACCGTTCTGTAGGGGGCGCAGCCGTTCACCGCCACGCTAGTCAGCAGGCTCGATTGGAACCAGCCCCGGTGCTGGTCAGAACCCTCCAGGTACATATCCACTGGGTATTCCAACTCGCCGCGCTGCTGGGCCACCGCTGCCCAGGAAGAGCCCGAGTCGAACCACACATCCATGGTGTCGGTGCCCTTGCGGTAGGTGTGCCCGTTATTGCGGTACTGTTCTGGCAAGAGTTCCGCTTCGGTCAGCTCCCACCAGGCATCGGAGCCTTTTTCGGCAAAGATCGCCTTGATGTGGGCCAAGGTTGTCTCGTTGAGCAGGGGTTCGCCCGTGGCTTCGTCGTAGAACACGGGAATGGGCATACCCCAGGTGCGCTGGCGCGAGATGCACCAGTCGGAGCGATCGCCCACCATGGCCGTAATCCGGTTTTCGCCCGTGGCCGGAATCCACTGTACCGACTGGATCGCCTTTAACGCCTCGTCGCGGAAGCCCTCGACGGAAGCAAACCACTGCTCGGTGGCGCGATAAATTGTGGGCTGCTTGGTGCGCCAATCGTAGGGATACTTGTGGACGTAGGGCTCGTGCTTGAGCAAAGAACCCGCTTTCTCCAGGGCTTCAATCACCGCTGGGTTGGCGTTGGTGAGCACGTTGAGCCCCGCGAAAGGACCGGCTTCCTCGGTCATGTCGCCCTTTTCATCCACGGGGCAAAGCACGGGCAGGCCGTAGCGCTGACCCACCTTGAAGTCTTCGTCGCCGTGGCCAGGAGCGGTGTGCACCAGGCCCGTGCCCGACTCGGTGGTGACATAGTCGCCGCCAATCAGAATGGGGCTGGTGCGATCGAACAGCGGGTGGCGGTAGGTGGAGTACTCTAGGGCCGCGCCTTTGATTTCGGCCTTGAGGGTGAGCTCGGAGCCGAGCACCTGGGCCATGCGATCGCACAGATCCTTGGCGATAATCAAGTACTTAAACGGCTTCCCAGACGCTACCTCAACTACGGCGTAGGTCAGCTCCCCATTCACCGCTACCCCCAAGTTGGCCGGAATTGTCCAGGGAGTCGTCGTCCAGATCGCTACGCCCAGCTCGCCCAGGTACGGCTCCAATGCCGCCTTGGCGTCGGGGGACGCACTCACCATAGGAAATGCTGCGTAGATACTGGGGGAGGTGTGACCTTCGGGATATTCCAGCTCGGCTTCTGCCAGGGCCGTCTGGGAGGTCGGACTCCAGTGAACAGACTTGAGGCCACGGTAAATGTAGCCCTTTAGGTACATCTGCCCAAACACCTCAATTTGAGCCGCTTCGTACTCCGGTGTGAGGGTCAGGTAGGGGTGATCCCAGTCGCCCCAGACGCCATAGCGCTTGAAGCTATCTCGCTGGCGATCGATCGCTTTAAGGGCAAAAGCTTTGGCTTTATAGCGCAGCTTGATCGGCGTCAGGTTGGCCCGCGCCTCCGGGTCCATAGCTTGGAGCACCTTCAGCTCAATCGGCAGGCCGTGGCAGTCCCAGCCTGGGATGTAGCGCGCCTTGCGGCCATTGAGCAGCTGGTATTTGTTGATTGTGTCTTTGAGAATTTTATTGAGGGCGTGGCCAATGTGCAGATCGCCGTTGGCGTAGGGCGGCCCGTCGTGCAGCACAAAAATCTCGCCGGGGTTGCTGGTCGACAGAGTTTCGTAGACCTGGTTTTCGGCCCAAAACGCTTGAATCTCAGGCTCGCGCTGGGTGGCGTTGGCCCGCATATCAAAACTGGTCTGGGGGAGCAGAACGGTGTCTTTGTAGCTTTTAGGGTCTGTCACAGCCGGAGGTTGACTAAAGGTGAAGGATGCTCGCGCCATTATGGCAGATTCGGCCCGCTGACAATCGCTAGGGGCCATCTCTGGTGAGCCATCTCTATACATTAGGCCAGGTTGAGGGCAATTGTCGGGCTAATCTCGGCGTTCAGTGGCAGGGAGAGCAGCCTATAGGTCGCTGGGCCAATTTTCCTCTTCCTCGGCTTCGGGAATGCTGGAGACCTCGCGGGCTCGAGGGTATGGGCTAGTCTCTTTAACGGCATCGGGTTCTGGAATGCTCGAACTGTTGCGGCTCGAGCTTGTATCCTGTGGTATCCCAGGTACGGGAACCGACTCGGAACGAGTATCCTGGCGGCGATCGCCTTCCTCAAACCCGTCAAAACTCTCAGTGGCCTCGGTATCAACGATAGTCACCGTCGAGGATGAATCTACGTCTGATTTGCCTTTGGCAGTGGGATCGGGGTTAGCAGCAGGTGGACGCTTAGGTTTGGCCAATGGCGAGGGCCGGGGCGGAATTTCGATTACCGCTCGTTTGGGTTTAGGGCTGGTTTTGGCTTTAACAATGTCTCCCACCCATGCCTTTAACCCGGCCAACCTGCCCCCAATCGGAGAGGGCTTCTGTTTGGTCTTGGCCTGGGGAGTTTTAGGGGAAGTTTGAGAATTTTTAGCGATTGGCGTAGCCTGCGAGGCGCGGGGTTGCGGCGATCGCGCTGCTTTAACCGGTGGTGACGGCGGAGATTTGGCAGGCTCTAAAACTACGGGTTCTGAAATGTGGCCTACAGGTTCAGACGAGATGGCCCTAGGGGACGATGGTCGACGAGAGCTAGGCGCTAGCTCATCGACAAATTCGTAATCCACATCCTTAAGGGACGACGCTCGAATTTCGCTGGTAGCGATCGCCGGATTGCCCGGCACTCTACTGTCCTCTGCCTGAGGCAGCCAGCGCCCCAGGGGAGTGCCCCGCAGCAGATCGACTGTCCACTGCTTCAGCTGTCGCCCAAAGGTCGCCCAGGAATCTCGGGTAACGGGCGTCTGCAAATCTAGCGGCGTGCGCTTGCGGCGCAGAGTTAGAGTTTGCCAACCGAACCAGCCTAACAGCACCACGCTAGCCAAATGGCCGAGCAACTCAGTGGGCGAGGTTTGAACGGCGCTAAACCACAGCACCAGGCCGTAAAATGCCCCTACCCCGCTCCAAAAAAAGTCGTGGCGACGATGCACCTCAGGGAAAAAGAAGGCGGCCCCATACAGCGAGATGCTGCCCAACCAAACCGCGATCGCTAGAACGTGAACCCCCATGCCGCCCACCGTGCCCGCTACCTCAACACCACTACTCTATCGCGGCTTGCTAGCCCAGGTGCGATCGGACGGCTTCCCTAAAGTGGAAAATCTTTATTCTCAAGGAGAATAAAGATTTTCAGGAGTCTCTCGGCAGGTCAGCTATCCGCCCGCCTACCTCACTCACCTATCCACTTTTTCCCACGGTGCTTTACGATGCCCCAGCCTTCTTCGAAAACAGTACCAAAACTGTCTTAACGATTAGCTGGATGTCGTAGGCCAGGCTCCAGTTCTTCTGGTAATCGAGATCCATGCGAATCACGTCTTCAAACTTTTTCACCGTAGAGCGGCCGTTGACCTGCCACTCGCCGGTCATGCCAGGTTTTACGTCGAGGCGCTGCCACTCAGGCACTTTGTACTGCTCAATTTCGTCGGGGGTAGGCGGGCGGGTGCCGACCAAGCTCATATCGCCTCGCAGCACGTTCCAAAATTGAGGCAGTTCATCGAGGCTGGTGCGGCGCAGAAAACGGCCCACTTTAGTAATGCGGGGGTCGTTTTCATTCTTAAACAGCGGCCCTTCTACTTCATTCTCGACCTGGGCCTTGAGCGCTTCGGCATCGGTCACCATGGAGCGAAACTTCCAAATGTGGAAGCGTTTGCCCATCCACGAGCAGCGCACTTGTCTAAAGAAAATCGGGCCGCCATCTTCGAGCTTAATAGCAATCACAATGGGCACTGACAACACTGCGGTCAGCACCAAACCCACTAACGCTCCAACGATATCCAGCAGGCGCTTGCCCTTCGAGGCCACCGAGGGATGGGTGGTCAGCGCTACAAATCTCATTTCGGGCTTGAGGACAGGGGTCTCGGGCTCACCGGCAACCGGTTCAAAGGTAAATAGCTGCTCGAGGTCGGTTAGGGCTAGCACCATGCGTACCTGCTCTTGCACTCCCCGCAGCACCATGGCAATGCCCTTGGTCTGGCAGGTGCGATAGCAGATCACTAGGGCCCCTAAGCCACTACTGTCAATAAACTGAGTCTGGCTTAGGTCAATAATGATAGTTTCAGGGGTTGGTTGGCTTAGGCTGTGGTGCTTCACCTGTTGCTCAAACTCGACCGCCTCAACAACGGTTAAAGTAGACGGCACGCTAACAACCCGAGCGGTGTCTATCGCCTCATTAGAGAGCTGCTCTGCGACTACTTGTGGATCCTGATCTGGGGCAATGGATGAGGTCATACCGGCATCCCTGGTAATGGTTAGTGGCAATAGGTACTGTCAGAATTCCCTTGACAATGTCCAAACTATAGGAGGCGCGGTCTGGGGTTGACTTGACCACGCCTCTATCTTCAACGAGTCTTAACGAGTCGTTGATGAGTTGATTAGGAGAACCTGCGTATTTCTGCCCTTGACGGATACAGAATGTCAGGGTTCCAGAGCCTCCTTAAGCGGCTAATAGCTGCCGCAGCACGTAGGGCAAGATGCCGCCGTGACGGAAGTACTCCACTTCATCTAGGGTGTCGATGCGGCACAGCAGCGGTACGGTGGTGCTGTCGTTGCCGCTCCGGTGAATCACTAGGTTGACGGTCATGCCGGGCTGAATGCCACCGCTGAGCCCCGTAAGGTCAAAGGTTTCGCTGCCGTCGAGGTGCAGCATGCCTCGGTGCAAACCGTCTTTAAACTGCAAAGGCAGCACCCCCATGCCGACTAGGTTAGAGCGGTGAATACGCTCGAAGCTCTCGGCTACCACGGCTTTAACCCCCAGCAGTCGGGTACCCTTGGCCGCCCAATCGCGGGAGGACCCGGTGCCGTACTCTTTGCCCGCGATTACCACGAGGGGGGTACCGCTGGCCTGGTACTTCATGGCGGCATCATAAATGGACATGTCGGTACCGTCGGGCATGTATTTGGTCACGCCGCCAGAGGAACCGGGCACCATTTCATTCTTGAGGCGAATGTTGGCGAAGGTGCCGCGCATCATCACCTCGTGGTTGCCCCGGCGCGACCCGTAGGAGTTGAAGTCGGCAGCGGTGACGTGGTTGCCCACCAGGTAGCTGCCGGCGGGGCTGTCAGTCTTGATTGCCCCAGCGGGGGAGATGTGGTCGGTGGTGATGCTGTCACCCAAAATCGCCAAAGGCCGGGCACCAATGATGTCAGCAAAAGCCTGACCGTTGACGCTGGGGGCCATATCGGTGAAGTAGGGCGGATTTTGCACGTAGGTGCTGTCGCCGCTCCAAGTGTAGGTCTGGCTTTCAGGAGTGGCGATCTGCTGCCAGTCGGCAGTACCGGTGAACACGTTGCTGTAGCGGCTGCGGAACATGTCGGGGGTGAGGGCTGCGGTCATCACCTCAAAGATTTCGGCGCTAGTGGGCCAGATGTCTTTAAGGTAGACGGGACGACCTTCGGGATCTTGGCCGATGGGGTCGGTTTTGAGGTCGATGGCGAGGTTGCCTGCGATCGCATAGGCCACCACCAGCGGCGGCGAGGCCAGATAGTTAGCCTTGGTGTGAGGACTCACACGCCCCTCAAAGTTGCGGTTGCCCGACAGCACTGCACCCACCACCAGGTCGTTGCCATCAATGGCGCTAGCAATGGGGCCAGACAGAGGGCCAGAATTGCCGATGCAGGTGGTGCAGCCATAGCCCACTAGGTTAAAGCCCAGGGCATCCAGGTCTTCCTGAAGGTTGGCCTTTTCGAGGTAGTCGCTCACCACCTGACTGCCGGGGGCGAGGGAGGTTTTAACCCACGGTTTGACGGTGAGGCCCTTGGCCCGAGCTTTGCGAGCCACTAGCCCGGCCCCAATCATCACCGAGGGGTTGGAGGTGTTGGTGCAGCTGGTGATGGCGGCGATCACTACGTCACCGTCGGTCAGTGAGTAGTTGGTACCAGCCACAGGGACGGATTGCTTCTCGGCGTAGGGCTTGCCGCTAAAGCCGGGGAAGTCGCTTTCTTTGAACTGCTGAGCCAGGGCCGCCAAGGTGACGCGATCTTGAGGCCGCTTTGGCCCAGCCAGGGATGGTTCTACGGTGGCCAAGTCTAACCCCAGGAAGTCGGTGAAGACGGGTTCGGGGGCGGCAGCATCGCGCCAGAGACCTTGGGCTTTGGCGTAAGCTTCGACTAGGGCGACGCGCTCGGGGTCGCGGCCCGAGAACTCTAGGTAGCGGATGGTTTCGCCATCGATGGGGAAGAAGCCGCAGGTGGCCCCATACTCGGGAGCCATGTTGGCAATGGTGGCGCGATCGGCCAGGGTGAGGTGGTCGAGGCCATCGCCATAAAATTCGACAAATTTGCCAACGACGCCCTTGG
Encoded proteins:
- the ileS gene encoding isoleucine--tRNA ligase, encoding MTDPKSYKDTVLLPQTSFDMRANATQREPEIQAFWAENQVYETLSTSNPGEIFVLHDGPPYANGDLHIGHALNKILKDTINKYQLLNGRKARYIPGWDCHGLPIELKVLQAMDPEARANLTPIKLRYKAKAFALKAIDRQRDSFKRYGVWGDWDHPYLTLTPEYEAAQIEVFGQMYLKGYIYRGLKSVHWSPTSQTALAEAELEYPEGHTSPSIYAAFPMVSASPDAKAALEPYLGELGVAIWTTTPWTIPANLGVAVNGELTYAVVEVASGKPFKYLIIAKDLCDRMAQVLGSELTLKAEIKGAALEYSTYRHPLFDRTSPILIGGDYVTTESGTGLVHTAPGHGDEDFKVGQRYGLPVLCPVDEKGDMTEEAGPFAGLNVLTNANPAVIEALEKAGSLLKHEPYVHKYPYDWRTKQPTIYRATEQWFASVEGFRDEALKAIQSVQWIPATGENRITAMVGDRSDWCISRQRTWGMPIPVFYDEATGEPLLNETTLAHIKAIFAEKGSDAWWELTEAELLPEQYRNNGHTYRKGTDTMDVWFDSGSSWAAVAQQRGELEYPVDMYLEGSDQHRGWFQSSLLTSVAVNGCAPYRTVLTHGFALDEQGRKMSKSIGNVVDPAIVINGGKNQKQDPPYGADVLRLWVSSVDYSSDVPLGGNILKQMSDVYRKIRNTARFLLGNLHDFDPAKDAVPYDQLPELDRYMLHRMTEVFTDITDAFETYQFFRFFQTVQNFCAVDLSNFYLDAAKDRLYISAADSFRRRSCQTVLAIAIENLARSIAPVLSHMAEDIWQNLPYPTVHKSVFQAGWVQMDDQWQQPDLASLWSQIRTVRQDVNRVLEQARTAKDIGSSLEAKALLYVADPELRAKLAAMNPTDAVAPASNHVDELRYLFLVSQVEVLDTPEALASVKCSSESDSLGIGVVDAEGEKCDRCWNYSIHVGESSDDPTICDRCVEALAGSF
- the acnA gene encoding aconitate hydratase AcnA encodes the protein MNSFNAKTHLTVGDTTYTIYSLPAAAAALGDISRLPFSLKVLLENLLRHEDGRSVTATDVQAVADWLTEKTSNREIAYRPARVLMQDFTGVPAVVDLAAMRDAMVNLGGDPDKINPLSPVDLVIDHSVMVDSFGSADAFGQNVEKEFQRNFERYAFLRWGQSAFDNFRVVPPGTGICHQVNLEYLAQVVWTKSENGETIAYPDTLVGTDSHTTMINGLSVLGWGVGGIEAEAAMLGQPISMLIPGVVGFKLTGQLPEGATATDLVLTVVQMLRAKGVVGKFVEFYGDGLDHLTLADRATIANMAPEYGATCGFFPIDGETIRYLEFSGRDPERVALVEAYAKAQGLWRDAAAPEPVFTDFLGLDLATVEPSLAGPKRPQDRVTLAALAQQFKESDFPGFSGKPYAEKQSVPVAGTNYSLTDGDVVIAAITSCTNTSNPSVMIGAGLVARKARAKGLTVKPWVKTSLAPGSQVVSDYLEKANLQEDLDALGFNLVGYGCTTCIGNSGPLSGPIASAIDGNDLVVGAVLSGNRNFEGRVSPHTKANYLASPPLVVAYAIAGNLAIDLKTDPIGQDPEGRPVYLKDIWPTSAEIFEVMTAALTPDMFRSRYSNVFTGTADWQQIATPESQTYTWSGDSTYVQNPPYFTDMAPSVNGQAFADIIGARPLAILGDSITTDHISPAGAIKTDSPAGSYLVGNHVTAADFNSYGSRRGNHEVMMRGTFANIRLKNEMVPGSSGGVTKYMPDGTDMSIYDAAMKYQASGTPLVVIAGKEYGTGSSRDWAAKGTRLLGVKAVVAESFERIHRSNLVGMGVLPLQFKDGLHRGMLHLDGSETFDLTGLSGGIQPGMTVNLVIHRSGNDSTTVPLLCRIDTLDEVEYFRHGGILPYVLRQLLAA
- a CDS encoding response regulator, which encodes MARNSDATLEYPLNPAAVRVLLIEDDLAEARFLQEVLKGSPRSRFQLSHAKCLGEAIAWLRQDGFDVALLDLTLPDSSGLDSLDVLLQEAPSLPVVVLTNTNDDALAVAAVRHGAQDYLMKRSLQQEVLVRSLFYAIERQRAEDALRNANEILEDRVQARTAELEAANRNLRQEIEQRQRIQERLTLAQNAASIGTFEWCVDAPDRDPSNPVADVPWPIADMMASFSDSWPWPIHPDDTERVTQELRRALQQGQGLKTEFRILVGDRVHWLTINSSLICDVETHSERLLGIHMDITDKKQLEAQFLRSQRLESLGTLAGGIAHDLNNILTPILLVVQLLPLKLKNMDSWILGKLDILEASAQRGPTWSSKFSLSHEGLRASALPSRFTICWLTSAS
- a CDS encoding response regulator, giving the protein MLADIRKLVQQTLPRSIDVYADVPDSLWPVWGDATQLHQVFMNLCVNARDAMPAGGTLHITAKNLTLDHDSAQRHFQAQPGPYVIVTVADTGTGMGPAVLNQIFDPFFTTKALGQGTGLGLSAVLGIVESHGGFIDVQSQVGQGSQFQVYLPATFEPNPAAVTLPNLLDGSQSTVLVVDDEPAVCAAVRTVLELHNYRVMVAHGGQDAIALLSEHVDTIHTVLMDLMMPTMDGFATIPLLKHINPDLRVVAMSGLNSVDAVAKAEQQGFQGFLPKPFTRQDLLQRMQPVD
- a CDS encoding Ycf66 family protein, encoding MGVHVLAIAVWLGSISLYGAAFFFPEVHRRHDFFWSGVGAFYGLVLWFSAVQTSPTELLGHLASVVLLGWFGWQTLTLRRKRTPLDLQTPVTRDSWATFGRQLKQWTVDLLRGTPLGRWLPQAEDSRVPGNPAIATSEIRASSLKDVDYEFVDELAPSSRRPSSPRAISSEPVGHISEPVVLEPAKSPPSPPVKAARSPQPRASQATPIAKNSQTSPKTPQAKTKQKPSPIGGRLAGLKAWVGDIVKAKTSPKPKRAVIEIPPRPSPLAKPKRPPAANPDPTAKGKSDVDSSSTVTIVDTEATESFDGFEEGDRRQDTRSESVPVPGIPQDTSSSRNSSSIPEPDAVKETSPYPRAREVSSIPEAEEEENWPSDL
- a CDS encoding response regulator — protein: MATDARPKTIFLVEDNRGDIRLIQEALKSTAAPCEIVIARDGMEAMAYLHRQGEFAEATTPDLILLDLNLPKKDGREVLADIKASDALKHIPIIVLTTSRNEEDICKSYDLHVNCYISKSRNLTQLFKIVQGIEAFWLETATLPSSTP
- a CDS encoding anti-sigma factor antagonist (This anti-anti-sigma factor, or anti-sigma factor antagonist, belongs to a family that includes characterized members SpoIIAA, RsbV, RsfA, and RsfB.) encodes the protein MTSSIAPDQDPQVVAEQLSNEAIDTARVVSVPSTLTVVEAVEFEQQVKHHSLSQPTPETIIIDLSQTQFIDSSGLGALVICYRTCQTKGIAMVLRGVQEQVRMVLALTDLEQLFTFEPVAGEPETPVLKPEMRFVALTTHPSVASKGKRLLDIVGALVGLVLTAVLSVPIVIAIKLEDGGPIFFRQVRCSWMGKRFHIWKFRSMVTDAEALKAQVENEVEGPLFKNENDPRITKVGRFLRRTSLDELPQFWNVLRGDMSLVGTRPPTPDEIEQYKVPEWQRLDVKPGMTGEWQVNGRSTVKKFEDVIRMDLDYQKNWSLAYDIQLIVKTVLVLFSKKAGAS